One window from the genome of Sardina pilchardus chromosome 12, fSarPil1.1, whole genome shotgun sequence encodes:
- the slc22a2 gene encoding solute carrier family 22 member 2: protein MTTFDDILEEAGKFGRCQKRIFGLLCMVSMPWAGVYVGIVFQGFTPEHWCRDPAVSQLRESCGWSLHNTRSYVPLVNKSSALERSQCQRYDLDWNTTGLTCDHPTPRLSDEHLSTVPTATCKDGWEYDYEGRRSFVTEFDLVCADAWLVDMYQATLNVGFLVGSIAIGYLADRFGRKLSFLMSNLLNGIAGILVAVAPNYVSLLVFRTLYGFGVKGGWVAGYVLITELVGVEYRRTVGVLYQMFFSVGILILPLISYYITDWRWLQVVITVPYIIFLSYYWFIPESPRWLLSQNQSSKAVVITEAMAKENRRTLSKNIETLKDDSEEAPASASFMDLVRTPKMRKHTFILSFNWFTSAVVYQGLIMRLGILGGDVYIDFLISGLVEFPAAFLILFTIERIGRRLPFAAANIVAGAACFITAFIPESMFWERTVVACVGRLGITMAFEMVVFVNTELYPTFVRNFGVSVCSTLCDVGGIVAPFLLYRLAVIWLELPLIIFGTIAFIAGGLVLLLPETRGVPLPETIDDIENPEKHKENALKSHQLENLIPTDVTTQKEPVDV from the exons atgaCCACTTTCGACGACATCCTCGAGGAGGCCGGCAAGTTCGGCCGCTGCCAGAAGCGGATCTTCGGCCTCCTGTGCATGGTGTCCATGCCCTGGGCTGGCGTTTACGTGGGCATCGTCTTTCAGGGCTTCACCCCGGAGCACTGGTGTCGCGACCCCGCTGTCAGCCAGCTGAGGGAGAGCTGCGGCTGGAGCCTGCACAACACACGCAGCTACGTTCCCCTGGTCAACAAGTCGTCGGCCCTGGAGCGCAGCCAGTGCCAGAGGTACGACCTGGACTGGAACACCACCGGCCTCACCTGCGACCACCCCACGCCTCGCCTGTCCGACGAGCACCTGAGCACAGTGCCAACCGCCACCTGTAAGGATGGCTGGGAGTACGACTACGAGGGCAGAAGATCCTTCGTCACAGAG TTTGACCTGGTGTGTGCGGACGCCTGGCTGGTGGACATGTACCAGGCCACTCTCAACGTGGGCTTTCTGGTGGGCAGCATTGCCATCGGATACCTAGCTGACAG ATTTGGCCGGAAACTGAGCTTTTTGATGTCCAACCTCTTGAATGGGATTGCTGGAATTCTAGTGGCAGTCGCTCCAAACTACGTGTCTCTGCTCGTTTTCCGGACGCTGTACGGCTTCGGAGTGAAAGGCGGCTGGGTGGCCGGATATGTGCTGA TCACAGAGCTGGTTGGTGTGGAGTACCGCAGGACGGTGGGGGTTCTCTACCAGATGTTCTTCAGTGTGGGCATTCTGATCCTCCCCCTCATCTCTTACTACATCACCGACTGGCGCTGGTTACAAGTGGTCATCACAGTTCCCTACATCATCTTCCTGTCCTATTACTG gTTTATTCCTGAATCTCCAAGATGGCTGCTCTCTCAGAACCAATCCAGCAAAGCTGTAGTGATAACAGAGGCAATGGCCAAAGAGAACAGGAGAACTCTCTCCAAAAACATTGAG ACTCTCAAGGATGATTCTGAAGAGGCTCCTGCTTCAGCCAGCTTCATGGACTTAGTCAGGACTCCGAAGATGAGAAAACACACCTTCATCCTTTCCTTCAATTG gttcacAAGTGCTGTGGTGTACCAAGGTCTGATCATGCGCCTGGGCATCCTTGGAGGAGACGTCTACATCGACTTCCTCATTTCTGGCTTGGTGGAGTTCCCGGCGGCATTCCTGATCCTCTTCACCATCGAGCGCATTGGCCGACGGCTTCCCTTCGCTGCGGCCAACATCGTTGCAGGAGCTGCTTGTTTCATCACAGCCTTCATCCCAGAGA GTATGTTTTGGGAGAGAACAGTGGTGGCTTGTGTGGGCCGACTGGGTATTACTATGGCCTTTGAGATGGTGGTCTTTGTGAACACAGAGTTGTATCCTACATTTGTAAG GAACTTCggggtgtctgtgtgctctACACTGTGTGACGTTGGTGGCATTGTTGCTCCATTCCTGCTCTACAGATTGGCTGTTATCTGGCTAGAACTCCCACTGATCATATTTG GCACAATTGCATTCATTGCTGGGGgtctggtgctgctgttgcctGAGACAAGAGGTGTTCCACTTCCTGAAACTATTGATGACATTGAGAACCCTGAAAA ACATAAAGAAAACGCCCTGAAGAGTCACCAGCTGGAGAACCTCATCCCAACAGACGTAACAACCCAGAAAGAGCCTGTGGATGTCTGA